In Thunnus thynnus chromosome 17, fThuThy2.1, whole genome shotgun sequence, the genomic window aaaaaaatgtttgtagaatATGCCTTTTAGTCAATTGAACTgcaagtgaaaaaacaaaaacaaaacaaaaacagccaaCAGACATTTAGAACAAGCCAGACATGCTTGACATCCTTCTGAATACAGGGATGGCTTTAACGCAACAGCCACAAACCAGATAATAAAAGTTCTCCAAGTAAATAAGTAAAGATACATCGATACTAATCCTACCTGGTTTGTGGCTGTTAAAAAGAACTAAACTATTTCCTTAATTTGGAGAAGAAGCCCCCCCTTTTGTTTCAACTCTCCCACTTACCACTGTCGCCCCCACCTGGACAGAGATTAACACTGTCACTATCAGCCAGGTTTGTGACTAAATACGTCCTTCCCTAAAACCCCAACTTATCAAGGAAAACAGCAGGAATATAAGAGAAAAAGTAAAGACTTGCCGTCTTACCTGTGGTGGTGGCAGTGACACCGTTAACCGTCCCCTCCACTTCTGTCTCATCCTCAGCGTAGCTCATCAGTAgagctctctgtctgtctgtcagcgtCCTGCACATGAGAACAACCTCTGTCATCTAAACAAAGTTGTTTACAGTCCTTGTGACtggaaaatgttcttttaaacCATTTCTTCTAGACTACAGTGAGTCATTGTATTCAATCACAAGGCCCTCTCATGTCTCCGGCTGATATAAATGCAGCATTTAAAATTTCTGCCGGAGCAAAAAGATGAATGATACgatgaggtgtgtgtttgtttgtggagTCTTACTTGGgtacttttattttaagatgGACATAGTGGTCACCGAAGCCATAGCCACTGACGCGCGCGATTCCCTTCCCTGCCAGACGGATCCTCTGGTCGGTCTGGATGCCTGCAGCGATCTGAAGATTGAGAAAGCCCACCAATCAATATAAAAACTATCAAGCTTTCTGTTCATGTTCTGTATATGCTGTATTTAGAGAAACCCAAGAATGTACCCGTCTACTTACTGATAAATTGAGTGTTTCATAAAGGCCCTGTACTCTGGCCGTGCCACCCAGGATGGCTTGTGCCACAGAGACGTAAAGGTCAGAGTGGATGTCTGCACCGTCCCTCCTAAACACTGGACTTTTTTGGACCTGGACAACAAACCAGAGCACATCACAATCAATCACGAATAGTTTCAAATCTTTAACATTTCCAAGAAATCACCAGTGTACCACAGGTTGTCTGAGCTGTGTTAATTTAAAGTCCGAGAGCTCAGACAGCTCAATGCTTCTTACTTGCCCACACACCTGCATTATACACAACAATCTCATTACGGAAGATCTGATGGCAACCTGCACTTCCAGGGAAGCGCTTTTAACTCTGTTGGAATGAATAACAAATACTACCAGTTGATTTAGATACTCACCCTAAATGTGATGAAGATCTCCTTCTTCCCAACTGGCATTCTGACTGTCTGGCCATCCTCCACTCctgaaagcaaaaacaaaccacTTAAAGTGTGACGATATCTTCCTTTGCTTATGTAACACTCCCTCCAAAATCTATCTTTTAAGTATGAAACATTCCTTTGTGGGCTTAAAAAAGTAGACAGAGGCTGTGGTCAGCTTCGCTTCATGCTCAAAGGATAGACTATAAACTTTAAGGATAACACCAAGTGTACTTTCACTTTCCCTATGAGCATTACGATCTGTGAAGAGCCAAAACCCGCCAATAAACTACCCTCAAGGCTCAAACTATTTATTCTTTCTCTGGCATGTTTATCATTGTGTGTTTAGAGGGGGACTACTTTCACAATTTCCTGTTAAAATGCAcaattatttgtctttataaAGTCATGCtagaaaaaatacaacagatATTTCATCTAAATGATTATGTATATTAGTGCAGGTTAATCTATAAGCTGAATTATATCCATCTTGAAAAACAATGGAAGCCTACAACATCCAGAACATCAGGCAAATCTGCAACTGAACAGGCAGTCATTGCTTCTGATGGTGGCTGATACACTGCTGGGTGTTTTTCATGACCATTAATGgtgatggtaaaaaaaacacccttCATGTAAACAGTTCTGAGTGGAACAGTTGACTAACCTGCAGGCACGGGAACCATCACGGTCCTCCTCTGCTTGGTCTGTCCCGTCCCACGGCAGGAGTTACAGGGGTTGGAAATGATCGTGCCTTTGCCCCCGCAGCGACGACATGTGGAGCGCATCACAAATGGACCCGTGTTTACTGTCTCCTACAAAGGAAGAAAACACAACTGTTAAGTAAAACTGCACAAACGCATATACATTTAGGGCATTTTAGGAAGAAAGGCAGCGTATGTCAGAGGTATTACCATGCCGGAGCCGTTGCAGGAATGGCAGTGCTGGACCTTGGTGCCTGGCTCGTGGCCCTTACCATCACAGCGCTGGCAGGCTGCGTCCATGTTAATGGAAATCTCTTTGTTGACTCCCTTTGCTGCCTGAGTGAATGTCAACTCCATGATGTACTGtgcccaaaaaacaaaaagagccAAAGATTAATAActtatttttcttcatcattCACTCACAGAAATGACTAAATAAGCACCAGATAAGCTTTCAAATGCAAAACTGACACTACTCACGATGAAAGCCACTCACTGGTCTTACTTCCACTCTCTTATGTCCCAGCATACACAACTAACCTCCTGTGGCTGATCAAAGATGGCGTTGAAGTCCCCAAAGCCACGGCCTCCTGAGAATTCCCCGAAGATCTTGCGGAAAAGCTCCTCTGGGTCCACACTGCTGGCCTGTCCAGTCCAGTACTGCTGCCTTCCACCCGCCTGACCAGCATCAAAGCCTGTTGAGCCATATGTATCATACTGCTTCCTCTTTCCTTCATCACTCAGGACCTGGAGGAAACACACAGCGACATAAGAGGTTCGCATAGGATTCTACTGGGATTGTTTAAACTGGAAGAGATAGCAGCGAATGTGTCAACAGCCcgaataaaaacaaagaccaaAACCTCATAAGCTTCAGCCAGCTGAGCAAATTTCTCCTTTGCTTGTGGGTCATCTTTGTTGGTGTCAGGGTGGTACTTTTTGGCCATCTGaggaacaacaaacacaaagtcacTCACTGTGGTAATTAGTCAGCTGAGGACCAATACAAGCTGTGAGTGAGTGTCGGGCAGGAGCAGACCTGGTAGTAGGCTTTCTTGATCTCTTTCTGGGTTGCTGTGCGAGGTACCCCAAGGATCTGGTAGAAGTCCTGCTTACTGCTGACAGGGGCACTTGTGTGAAAGGACAGTGTGCTGATTACGTGGGGTGATTTGAAACCTGAGAGGTGACAAACAGGGTGAGTAAATACCATATAGAACAGTGGAGCTGTATTATAGCTGCATCAAGGTAATACTTGATAAGTGACTGCAATGTTTTGTTCTTCTAACAGCTGAGTTGTTGCACGTCACATCTTTAATTAGTTATGGTTACTTAAGTTACTAAATTTACTTGCTAGCCGAGCATTTAGAATTAAGTAGCACATCTTTTAATACACAGGTGAGCAGACATCTAGTTAACCTAACAAGATCTTTAAGAAGATTCAAGAAATACGAACGCTATTAAAGCTGGAGATAATTTACTGTGAACAATATGCTAGTGGCTCTGCCAGTTAATAATAACA contains:
- the dnaja3a gene encoding dnaJ heat shock protein family (Hsp40) member A3a; amino-acid sequence: MMASSAARCSSRWITVIVSSGHRRAAGAVACVAHGGVRSVSTLGAGKPWRGGSLKCGGAGKALTLRGLSGFKSPHVISTLSFHTSAPVSSKQDFYQILGVPRTATQKEIKKAYYQMAKKYHPDTNKDDPQAKEKFAQLAEAYEVLSDEGKRKQYDTYGSTGFDAGQAGGRQQYWTGQASSVDPEELFRKIFGEFSGGRGFGDFNAIFDQPQEYIMELTFTQAAKGVNKEISINMDAACQRCDGKGHEPGTKVQHCHSCNGSGMETVNTGPFVMRSTCRRCGGKGTIISNPCNSCRGTGQTKQRRTVMVPVPAGVEDGQTVRMPVGKKEIFITFRVQKSPVFRRDGADIHSDLYVSVAQAILGGTARVQGLYETLNLSIAAGIQTDQRIRLAGKGIARVSGYGFGDHYVHLKIKVPKTLTDRQRALLMSYAEDETEVEGTVNGVTATTTGKRSSWN